A DNA window from Penaeus vannamei isolate JL-2024 chromosome 5, ASM4276789v1, whole genome shotgun sequence contains the following coding sequences:
- the LOC138861777 gene encoding uncharacterized protein, with protein sequence MVLRLKLVFGFICKLNVKEMFYASENSPLFQSCASSQKLRISGSWYQHSDPHHWTLYSDAGNAAKEIDHILINIRWRILQNYRVFRRPEFCGTDHKLVVATLWVHFKTRQWSNDHPQVLHLDRLREVECVWGFAEAVSSRFTVLDNLVDPKILEATDACHMARLTGGWDLHSSQVRKTRSLLRRDKEQFNRSLAEKVEGHSLVIERPAYQALRKLNSKPSSQVTAVRSVGGQIISDPVVVLFNLDVGSANILLLDPSISENPTILTEVRRAIYKLRSGKAAGSIPVELLKTDGELMLQGLHAVLAAIWQSGTISPDLLRECILVLRVIVESHRELRRGLLAAYIDLKKAFDTCCKVWWRLVKLFPLSLGVRQGCVLAHHTPTVAWTGYWAELLSKVIVEQLFAILRGLLDQDPGLWGLVKRTCSAGTCLRRGH encoded by the exons atggtattgagactgaagctagtattTGGCTTCATTTGTAAACtcaacgtgaaagagatgttctatgccagtGAGAATAGCCCCCTTTTCCAGAGCTGTGCAagttcccagaaattgaggatttctggctcctggtaccagcactcagacccacatcattggacattgtacagcgatgcgggtaatgcagctaaggagatcgaccacatactcattaacattcgttggaggatcctccaaaatTACAGGGTGTTTAGGAGgcccgagttctgtggtactgaccataaattggttgtggctaccctctgggtccattTCAAAACTCGCCAGTGGTCTAATGATCACCCTCAGGtgcttcatttggacaggctgagagaGGTGGAGTGTGTCTGGGGGTTTGCAGAGGCAGTCTCTAGTCGTTTCACAGTGCTTGACAATCTggtggaccct aagatactggaagccacagatgcttgtcatatggctcgtctgacagggggtTGGGATTTACACTCATCTCAGGTGCGCAAAACTCgatcactgttaagaagggacaaggaacagtttaataggagtcttgcagagaaaGTCGAAGGACATTCTTTAGTAATTGagcgtcctgcataccaagccttgagaaagctgaactccaagccctcttcacaagtgacagcagttcgctcagtaggtggccagatcatctcagatcctgttgtggtgctgT ttaatttgGATGTAGGTAGTGCCAATATTCTGTTGCTGGACCCATCCATCAGTGAGAATCCAACtatcctaactgaagttaggagggcgatctacaagctgaggagtggtaaagcagcgggcaGCATCCCAGTTGAACTGTTAAAGACTGATGGTGAACTTATGTTacaggggttgcatgctgtcctggctgccatctggcagtccggtaccatttcccctgacctgttgaggg aatgtatccttgtgcttcgagtcattgtagagagcCATCGTGAGCTCAGGCGTggtctgcttgcagcctacatcgacctcaagaaggcgttcgataca tgctgtaaagtgtggtggaggctTGTCAAGCTCTTTCCTCTTAgtttaggagtgaggcaaggctgtgtccttgcacacCACACTCCAACagttgcatggactggatactgggcagagctactgtccaaagtcattgtggagcaactctttGCAATATTAAG AGGTCTTctggaccaagatccaggactttggggacttgttaagAGAACCTGCTCGGCCGGTACATGCCTgaggcgaggacattga